In uncultured Desulfuromonas sp., the genomic stretch ACCCAAGAGAAGGTGGGGTTGATATCCACCAGCAGACTGTCCCGATCACGTTCCCGGTCATTGATGCCGTAGGTGATACTTTCCACATGACCGTCGAGCGATAAGGAGCTGCCCATCGGCGAGATAACGGCCGCATCACCGATATGTATCCGCTCCAGCTTAATCTCCTCAAAATAGCCCGCCACGTAAAACGAATCGGTATTGATCAGGGCCATGGCCGATTCTCCCGATTTGACATAACTTCCCGGCCATAACGACAGATTGGTGACGATACCGTTCACCGGCGCTTTTATCTCCGTGCAGGTAAGATTGTAGGCGGCAAGGTCGTGATCGGCACAGGCTTGGTCATAGGCGGCCGTTGCCTGTTTGTAGGCTGTTTCCACCTGCTCCAGCTGTTGTCGGGTAACGGCGGCGGTGGCGAGTAGCTTTTGGTAGCGCGCCAGATTGTTTTGCGCCATTTCCAGTTCCGCTTGGGTGCTGGCGACACGGGCTTTGGTTTGTTTGAACGCCAACGCAAAGCGGGCTCGATCAATACGAAACAACACATCGCCTTTGTGAACTGACTGATTGTCCTGAACCAGAACAGCACTGACCAGACCGGAAACATCCGCGGAGAGATTGACGACATCGACACAGATGCGGCCATCGCGCGTCCAGGGAGCTTCCATATAATAATCCCACAGATGCAGGCTAAGAACTCCCGCGCATGCAACCATGGCCAGCGTAAATAGAATTCGTCCGAAATAGGGGGAGATTTTCATGTTTAACATATCCTTGTCAGGGCGGAAAGCGCCCATAAAATAATCAAATAACCGGCCGTGTTGAACAGCGGTGGATGCCAGACCAGGCGATAAAAATTAACACGTAAAAGCACACGCTTCAGTGCGTTGTTGAGGAGATAGGCGACCACTGCCAAACCGGTGAGGGTCGGTAAATATACACCGTAAAGATCCAAGACCTGTTCCATTATGAGTACGCCTTTTTAGTGGTTGTTTTTGAACATGCCGGTGGCAGGCCATTAATGCCCCGGCGCAAACCGATCAGCGCTTGAACAACACGGGAGCGGGGTGACAGCGTTGTTAAGGATTGAGACAGGGTCTGGTCAAGCAGCTGAACCAGATGCCTTTCCTTTTCAGCCGTGGCGTGTCCGTCGCGGCGTTTACTCAGGTAGTGCTGGCCAAGGCCGGTGAGGACAACATCAATACTGCGACGCAGATCCGAGGATAGGCGTTTTTTATGTTTGTGAAGTTCCATCATGTTCAGGCCCATGCGCAGATCACGGAAAAAATCGCTGGCTGGTGCCGCGTCGGGTGGCAGGACGGCCAGGCGGGGCACCATCAACGCCAGACGATCCATTTGCCGCTGCGAAAAGGGGCGAATCTGTTCAATGCGCTTGGTTGTCGCCAGTTTCTCCAGATCATGCCAGCTGTTTTTCAGCAACCGTTTGGCACTGGTTTCAGCGCCGATGGAGCGGACGATGGCTGTCGTGATCCCAGCGGTGGCAAAGCCGATCAGTGTAGCGATGTTCGCATTGGCAAATGCGGCGAAATCGGTATTGAGATGTCCCTGCAGAGTGAGCGCCATCGGGATGTTGACACTGACAATGGCGCCGATCACGCTGAAGGCGGGCAAGGCAACCAGCAGTCCGGCCGGGATAAGGGACAGGCCCAACGCCGCAGCCAGAGAAATGAAGCCATCCAATCGCGGGAACAGCACCAGCTGATAACAGGCGGCAATTGCAATGGATACCGCGGTGAACGTGGCAAATTTTCGGATCAAAGGTACCGGATCATCCAGCGTGGCAAACAGACAACAGAAGATTGCCGCCAACTGAGCGATACCGGCCCCTTCTTGCCAGCCGCTGGCGATCCAGAACAGTGTCGCTACACTGGTAGAAATCACCACGGTAATGGCGGATAGAAACGCCATGCCGTAATCACGATGTTGATGGCGGACGCGGTCGAGCAGCCGTGCTGAGCGTCGCCATTTTAATCGCAGTTGCTGTTCATTACCGACCACGGCCTTATGCAGCGAGCTACAGTCATTCCAGCTCTTGATCAACAGGCGCAGATTCAGACAGAAATTGAGGGTGAGCAGATCACACCAGTTGCGGCCGCCATGTTTCTGTTCAATGGCACTGATGGCTTGTCGGAGTTGCCGCGTGGTCGGCACCTTCGATTGAGGTGATTGGGCATCACTCGCCCATTTTACCCAAACCACCACCTGCTTAATCAATGCGTCGAGTTCTTGCGACAGACATCCCGGGTCAGATTGCAGGGCCATCATGCGGTCGTGCAGGGTTGACAGCAATGGCAACAGGCGGGTCATGCGCCACTGTAATAGCCGGACAAGGTCCGCCAGGTTGTTGAGCTTGGAGGTGTCATACGACAGATGGGAAATAAACTGCCCCAGCTCCCGGACGTCTGCCGCCAATTTTTGCCGCTCTTTCAGTGTGTTCTCGGCACTACAGTCACGGTCGAGACTATCAACGGTCAAGCGGGTTGCATCCGCCATCCAGGCATTGATCTGGCGCAGGACCACATCACCGGCCGGAAGGGGAAACACCACCCGGTTGATCAGCGCCGAACAGACCAGTCCGATGCTGATCTCTTCGACCCGCGAGACGGCGTAGAGAAACGAGTCTTCCGGGGTGGTG encodes the following:
- a CDS encoding HlyD family secretion protein; this encodes MKISPYFGRILFTLAMVACAGVLSLHLWDYYMEAPWTRDGRICVDVVNLSADVSGLVSAVLVQDNQSVHKGDVLFRIDRARFALAFKQTKARVASTQAELEMAQNNLARYQKLLATAAVTRQQLEQVETAYKQATAAYDQACADHDLAAYNLTCTEIKAPVNGIVTNLSLWPGSYVKSGESAMALINTDSFYVAGYFEEIKLERIHIGDAAVISPMGSSLSLDGHVESITYGINDRERDRDSLLVDINPTFSWVRLAQRIPVRIHLDSVPQAVKLVAGRTVSVAIIESSGT
- a CDS encoding DUF1656 domain-containing protein, whose product is MEQVLDLYGVYLPTLTGLAVVAYLLNNALKRVLLRVNFYRLVWHPPLFNTAGYLIILWALSALTRIC
- a CDS encoding FUSC family protein, which translates into the protein MTQRALFCPTVQQVVFSLKTFSAAMLAYYIALRFDLPRPFWAVVTVYVVAHPLTGVTSSKAHYRLIGTIIGGIATVILVPLLVASPILLTLAVGVWIGLCLFFSLLDTTPRSYIFMLSGYTLAITGFMLTTTPEDSFLYAVSRVEEISIGLVCSALINRVVFPLPAGDVVLRQINAWMADATRLTVDSLDRDCSAENTLKERQKLAADVRELGQFISHLSYDTSKLNNLADLVRLLQWRMTRLLPLLSTLHDRMMALQSDPGCLSQELDALIKQVVVWVKWASDAQSPQSKVPTTRQLRQAISAIEQKHGGRNWCDLLTLNFCLNLRLLIKSWNDCSSLHKAVVGNEQQLRLKWRRSARLLDRVRHQHRDYGMAFLSAITVVISTSVATLFWIASGWQEGAGIAQLAAIFCCLFATLDDPVPLIRKFATFTAVSIAIAACYQLVLFPRLDGFISLAAALGLSLIPAGLLVALPAFSVIGAIVSVNIPMALTLQGHLNTDFAAFANANIATLIGFATAGITTAIVRSIGAETSAKRLLKNSWHDLEKLATTKRIEQIRPFSQRQMDRLALMVPRLAVLPPDAAPASDFFRDLRMGLNMMELHKHKKRLSSDLRRSIDVVLTGLGQHYLSKRRDGHATAEKERHLVQLLDQTLSQSLTTLSPRSRVVQALIGLRRGINGLPPACSKTTTKKAYS